Proteins encoded within one genomic window of Formosa agariphila KMM 3901:
- a CDS encoding OmpH family outer membrane protein codes for MKQIKTLLIATALFIGASSFVQAQSKVAHINTQELVSSMPEMKTAQAQMEKLGKTYEADIKNMATELDTKVKQYDAESSTKTQEENAKRVQEVQTMEQNIRQYQQQAQKDMQQKEIDLLKPITEKAKASILKVAKAQGFDYVLDSSQGGGVIMADGKNLLADVKKDLGF; via the coding sequence ATGAAACAAATTAAAACACTTTTAATAGCAACAGCTTTATTTATTGGCGCATCATCTTTTGTACAAGCACAAAGTAAAGTTGCTCATATTAATACACAAGAATTAGTTTCTTCAATGCCAGAAATGAAAACAGCTCAAGCTCAAATGGAGAAATTAGGGAAAACCTATGAAGCTGATATTAAAAATATGGCAACAGAACTTGACACAAAAGTAAAGCAATACGATGCTGAGTCTTCTACAAAAACTCAAGAAGAGAATGCTAAACGTGTTCAAGAGGTACAAACTATGGAACAAAACATCCGTCAGTACCAACAACAAGCTCAAAAAGATATGCAACAAAAAGAGATTGATTTATTAAAACCAATCACTGAAAAAGCTAAAGCTTCAATCTTAAAAGTAGCAAAAGCTCAAGGTTTCGACTATGTATTAGATTCTTCTCAAGGTGGAGGTGTAATCATGGCCGATGGTAAAAACTTATTAGCAGACGTAAAGAAAGATTTAGGATTTTAA
- a CDS encoding CBS domain-containing protein, translating into MNLSEYIINDIKPLSTADKISDMQLLFNQLTYTHIPIKNMENMYLGCLSETDVYCFESDKFIKDYSYASEGFFVREEANWLDVLETFAQNSTNIMPVLNAKNEYLGYYELNDIITLFNQTPFFAEDGGTLVIEKGLDDYSFSEISQIVESNKGKLLGAFISKMENELVQFTLKIGNASLNDIIQTFRRYNYSIISGHEDDSYIENLKERSDYLNKYLNM; encoded by the coding sequence ATGAATCTTTCCGAATATATTATAAACGATATAAAACCGTTAAGTACGGCCGATAAAATTAGCGATATGCAATTGCTCTTTAATCAGCTTACATATACGCATATTCCTATTAAGAATATGGAGAACATGTATTTAGGGTGTCTTTCGGAAACGGATGTGTATTGTTTTGAAAGCGATAAGTTTATTAAAGATTATAGTTATGCTTCAGAAGGTTTTTTTGTGCGTGAAGAAGCTAATTGGTTAGATGTTTTAGAAACTTTTGCACAAAATTCTACCAATATTATGCCTGTTTTAAATGCTAAAAACGAGTATTTAGGCTATTATGAACTTAATGATATTATAACTTTATTTAACCAGACACCATTTTTTGCAGAAGACGGCGGTACTTTAGTTATAGAAAAAGGACTAGACGATTATTCATTTAGCGAAATTTCTCAAATTGTAGAATCTAACAAAGGAAAACTGCTTGGCGCTTTTATCTCTAAGATGGAAAACGAATTGGTGCAGTTTACTTTAAAAATAGGAAATGCAAGTTTAAATGATATTATTCAAACGTTTAGACGTTATAATTATAGTATTATTTCTGGGCATGAAGACGATAGTTATATTGAGAATCTTAAGGAACGATCAGATTATTTAAATAAATACCTAAACATGTGA
- a CDS encoding OmpH family outer membrane protein, with the protein MKIYVLFLMTVIGLLSLDSHAQRGVRIGYIDTEYILEHIPEYQEATVQLNDKVERWKADIDLKLKDVAQKRKDLSNEKVLLTSELYEERKEDIDFEEKEILDHQQKRFGPNGDLMLQKKQLIQPIQDQIFSAVQDIAAGKQYDFIFDKSADLVMLYSAERYDISELVLRTINRTSKRQQAQTKAERRAAADEDLVPEYNPELEAREKAQADKILEREALEAQRRQEILDERAANKQAALDRRQKILDDREAAKQEKLEARNKGIENSENIDTLAPSEEKVENSNATAPTEYDLDTNSKSDDTPKTKEELDEERKQQKIRDREAREQELEERKQRILEEREKARQEREALENSSSNTDNN; encoded by the coding sequence ATGAAAATATACGTTCTTTTTTTAATGACTGTAATTGGTTTGCTAAGTCTTGACTCGCATGCACAGCGAGGAGTAAGAATTGGTTATATTGATACAGAATATATTTTAGAACATATTCCTGAATATCAAGAAGCAACTGTTCAATTAAACGATAAGGTTGAGCGTTGGAAAGCAGACATCGATTTAAAACTAAAAGATGTTGCTCAAAAACGAAAAGATTTAAGTAACGAAAAAGTACTTTTAACAAGCGAACTTTACGAAGAGCGCAAAGAAGATATCGATTTTGAAGAAAAAGAAATATTAGATCATCAACAGAAACGTTTTGGTCCTAATGGCGATTTAATGCTTCAGAAGAAACAATTAATTCAACCTATTCAAGATCAAATATTTTCAGCAGTACAAGATATCGCAGCAGGGAAGCAATACGATTTTATATTCGATAAATCAGCAGATTTAGTGATGTTGTATTCTGCAGAACGCTATGATATTAGTGAATTGGTGTTACGAACTATAAATAGAACATCTAAACGTCAACAAGCTCAAACTAAAGCAGAACGTAGAGCCGCAGCAGATGAAGATTTAGTACCAGAATACAATCCAGAATTAGAAGCTAGAGAAAAAGCTCAAGCAGATAAAATTTTAGAACGTGAAGCACTTGAAGCACAACGCCGACAAGAAATTTTAGATGAAAGAGCTGCTAATAAGCAAGCCGCACTAGATCGAAGACAAAAAATTCTTGATGATCGGGAGGCTGCTAAACAAGAAAAATTAGAAGCTCGTAATAAAGGTATAGAAAATTCAGAAAATATTGATACATTAGCGCCTTCTGAAGAAAAGGTAGAAAACAGTAATGCGACAGCACCTACTGAATATGATTTAGATACAAATTCAAAATCAGATGATACACCTAAAACTAAAGAAGAACTTGATGAAGAGCGTAAACAACAAAAAATTAGAGATCGCGAAGCTAGAGAACAGGAATTAGAAGAACGAAAGCAAAGAATTTTAGAAGAGCGTGAAAAAGCTAGACAAGAACGTGAAGCTCTAGAAAATAGCTCTAGTAATACAGATAATAATTAA
- a CDS encoding NAD kinase has protein sequence MKIAIFGQFYHKNSDVPVEVLLRHLLKKNADIHIERDFFDLIHSEIEDDQKYNVFKTFDTLDATFDLLISIGGDGTILRAVTFVKDLGIPIVGINAGRLGFLATIPKEYIEKAIDDILNGNYKISERSLLTITTSPENENIKKMNFALNEIAVSRKDTTSMITVETYLNDEYLTSYWSDGLIISTPTGSTGYSLSCGGPVITPDTNSLTLTPIAPHNLNARPLVITDSTEIKLKVSGRENNYLVSLDSRIATINNDTILTVRKADFTIKMIELLDESFLNTLRKKLLWGEDKRN, from the coding sequence ATGAAAATAGCCATTTTTGGACAATTTTATCATAAAAATTCTGATGTTCCTGTTGAGGTTCTACTCAGGCATTTACTTAAAAAGAATGCCGATATCCATATAGAACGTGACTTCTTTGATTTAATACATAGTGAAATTGAAGATGATCAGAAATATAATGTATTTAAAACGTTCGATACTTTAGATGCAACTTTCGACCTGTTAATTAGTATAGGAGGAGATGGAACTATTTTAAGAGCAGTTACTTTTGTAAAAGATTTAGGTATTCCTATTGTTGGAATTAATGCGGGGCGACTGGGCTTTTTAGCTACAATACCGAAGGAATATATAGAAAAAGCGATAGACGATATTTTAAATGGGAATTACAAAATTTCGGAACGTAGTTTACTTACTATAACGACTTCACCAGAGAACGAGAACATCAAAAAGATGAATTTCGCATTAAACGAAATTGCTGTGAGCAGAAAGGATACAACCTCAATGATTACGGTAGAAACCTATTTAAACGATGAATATTTAACGTCGTATTGGAGTGATGGTTTAATCATATCAACCCCGACAGGGTCTACAGGGTATTCGTTAAGTTGTGGTGGGCCAGTAATAACGCCAGATACTAATAGCTTGACTTTAACACCTATTGCGCCTCATAATTTAAATGCTAGACCTTTAGTGATTACAGATTCAACCGAGATTAAATTAAAGGTTAGCGGACGAGAAAATAATTATTTAGTATCCTTAGATTCTAGAATCGCAACCATAAATAATGATACTATATTAACAGTAAGAAAAGCAGATTTCACTATAAAAATGATAGAATTATTAGACGAAAGCTTCTTAAACACCCTTAGAAAAAAACTTTTATGGGGAGAAGATAAACGTAACTAA
- a CDS encoding alpha/beta fold hydrolase — MQLHSNILGEGTPFIILHGFLGMSDNWKTLGAKFSEQNYQVHLVDQRNHGRSFHSEDFSYEVLVEDLKSYCDHNNLTDIVLLGHSMGGKTAMLFATKYPEYVSKLLVADISPRFYPVHHDAILNGLGALDFSELKTRGAADKELSRYVTDFGTRQFLLKNLYWVEKGQLGLRINLSALTENVSEVGEALPIHAEFNGDTLFLRGDKSEYIALQDENIIKAHFPNAQITTIKNAGHWLHAENPEDFFQAVIRFIK; from the coding sequence ATGCAATTACATTCTAATATATTAGGCGAAGGCACACCATTTATTATTCTTCATGGGTTTTTAGGCATGAGCGATAATTGGAAAACTTTAGGCGCTAAATTTAGCGAACAAAACTACCAAGTTCACCTTGTAGACCAACGTAATCACGGAAGGAGTTTTCATAGCGAAGATTTTAGTTACGAGGTTTTAGTTGAAGATTTAAAATCGTATTGCGACCATAACAACCTTACAGATATTGTACTTTTAGGACACTCTATGGGAGGAAAAACCGCTATGCTGTTTGCTACTAAATATCCAGAATATGTATCAAAACTTTTAGTAGCCGATATTTCACCACGATTTTATCCAGTACACCACGATGCTATTTTAAACGGCCTTGGTGCTCTAGATTTTTCAGAATTAAAAACAAGAGGTGCAGCAGATAAAGAATTATCTCGATATGTAACCGATTTTGGAACCCGTCAGTTTTTACTTAAAAATTTATATTGGGTAGAAAAAGGGCAATTAGGTTTACGTATTAATTTATCTGCATTAACCGAAAATGTTTCTGAAGTTGGCGAAGCTTTACCAATACATGCCGAATTTAATGGTGACACTTTATTCTTACGCGGAGACAAATCTGAATATATTGCGTTACAAGACGAAAATATTATTAAAGCCCATTTTCCTAATGCACAAATTACAACTATAAAAAATGCTGGTCATTGGTTACATGCCGAAAACCCTGAAGATTTTTTTCAAGCTGTTATCCGTTTTATAAAATAG
- a CDS encoding pyridoxine 5'-phosphate synthase: MTKLSVNINKIATLRNSRGGDLPNVVQFAKDVQRFGAEGVTIHPRPDERHIRYQDAFDLKTEVYTEYNIEGNPIKKFMDMVLEIKPTQVTLVPDGDDAITSNAGWDTIKHKHFLSDIITECKRNNIRTSIFVDPVLEQIEGAKETGTDRIELYTEAFAHQFGLGNSASIVPYTECAVLAERLDLGVNAGHDLSLDNIKFFKDNIPGLLEVSIGHALVSESLYLGIENVINMYLNKLK, from the coding sequence ATGACAAAATTAAGTGTAAATATTAATAAAATAGCAACGCTAAGAAATTCTCGAGGCGGTGATTTGCCAAATGTTGTTCAATTTGCTAAAGATGTTCAGCGCTTTGGAGCCGAAGGTGTAACCATACATCCTAGACCAGACGAACGCCATATTCGTTATCAAGATGCGTTCGACTTAAAGACCGAAGTCTACACCGAATATAACATTGAAGGAAACCCTATTAAAAAGTTTATGGACATGGTTTTAGAAATAAAACCTACTCAAGTTACTTTGGTTCCAGATGGGGACGATGCCATTACATCTAATGCAGGCTGGGACACCATAAAGCATAAACATTTTTTAAGCGATATAATTACTGAATGCAAACGAAATAACATTCGTACGTCTATTTTTGTAGACCCTGTTTTAGAACAAATTGAAGGCGCGAAAGAAACAGGAACCGACCGTATTGAATTGTACACAGAGGCTTTTGCTCATCAATTTGGTTTAGGCAATTCTGCAAGTATTGTTCCTTATACAGAATGTGCTGTTTTAGCAGAGCGCTTAGATTTAGGCGTCAATGCAGGTCATGATTTATCTTTAGACAACATTAAATTCTTTAAAGATAATATTCCTGGACTTTTAGAAGTTTCTATTGGTCATGCTTTAGTTTCCGAGAGTTTGTATTTGGGGATTGAAAACGTGATAAACATGTATTTAAATAAACTGAAATAA
- the porG gene encoding type IX secretion system protein PorG, with the protein MKYIVILVINLLFIQTSYSQIHEFGVFIGGSNTIDDSNGQSSILNPSRFAFGGLYKWNRSPRHSWRVSATTNYKMPDLGSENVKTIAEASVGLEFNFFEFNLHQSGFKHTPYIYTGVSVFGFNIADPKLDASETAILLPEDTKIEVGYGIPIILGYKIRINYTFNLGFEVGARYTFTDNIDESNIIVKKASGDVFEDRRYGNLNNNDWYVFTGFTLTYTFGRKPCYCIN; encoded by the coding sequence ATGAAGTACATAGTCATACTTGTTATAAATCTATTATTTATTCAAACCAGTTACTCACAAATCCATGAATTTGGAGTGTTTATTGGGGGTAGTAATACTATTGACGACTCTAATGGTCAGTCTTCTATTCTTAATCCCTCTAGATTTGCTTTTGGTGGACTTTATAAATGGAACAGAAGTCCTAGGCATTCATGGAGAGTGTCTGCAACAACAAATTATAAAATGCCTGATTTAGGTTCCGAAAATGTAAAAACAATTGCAGAAGCGTCGGTTGGATTAGAGTTTAATTTTTTTGAGTTCAATTTACATCAATCAGGATTTAAGCATACCCCTTATATCTATACAGGAGTTAGTGTTTTTGGTTTTAACATCGCCGACCCTAAGCTAGATGCTAGTGAAACAGCAATTTTACTTCCAGAAGATACCAAGATTGAAGTAGGATATGGAATACCAATAATTTTGGGATATAAAATAAGAATAAATTACACCTTTAATTTAGGTTTTGAAGTAGGTGCTCGCTATACATTTACAGATAATATAGATGAAAGCAATATTATTGTTAAAAAAGCGAGTGGGGACGTTTTTGAAGATCGCCGCTATGGAAACTTAAACAATAACGATTGGTATGTTTTTACTGGATTTACACTAACATATACATTTGGTAGAAAGCCATGTTATTGCATTAATTAA
- the bamA gene encoding outer membrane protein assembly factor BamA, which produces MMLLLIIKKENAVLEKQVNNLANFLSLKTYLPNIFILLFSLATLGVNAQIGKPTGEKYTISEITVSGSSSFSEQTIVTYSGLRKGSEILIPGDEISEAIKKLWKSGLFSDIEIYIKDVHDGVASLEIHLYDLPELSDLKITGVKKGKFEEIIEENNLNEGVKVTENLITTTKNYLESKYRKEGFYTTKVNVNVIPVNDTLDKPYVNMVVAIDKGEKVKIKDINFIGNEVLSDRTLLGSMKNTKEKMFVRVWKRSKFIEDDYKTDLVSVIDTYKENGYRDARIVSDSIFVNNDKTISININVEEGEQYTFGEIDFIGNTVYTDQYLNAILRVRKGDTYNGVLLEKGIADETRPDGQDITNLYQNNGYLFSTINSVETNADGRVIDMEIRISEGKPVHFNEVSVVGNDKTNDHVIYRELRTRPGELYSKENVVRTVRELSQLGFFDAEQLTPNFNNPNPNEGTIDMEYEVVETGSSQIELQGGYGGGGFIGTLGLSFNNFSLRNLFNLESYKPLPMGDGQKLSLRLQASQFYRTYSFSFSEPWMGGKKPVQFSTSISYSNQFLYDSSTGEADTDRRFNILGVTVGLAKRLSVPDDFFTLSQAVSFQHYNLKNYSTGLFTFADGYSNSLAYTIGLTRNNTWNDPVFPLGGSNFSVSAKLSLPYSLWNGVDYEALEIERSEEEAIYNDPDASAAAQNSAYTRMGEIDQERFNWLEFYKVKFKGEWYTSIIGKLVLKPTIELGYLGAYNQARGVIPFERFYLGGDGLGSYSLDGREAIALRGYPNQSIQPVDTNGNTTDDGAAIYNKFSLELRYPITLAASAKIYALTFVEGGAAFNTFRDYNPFQLKRSAGVGLRVFMPAFGLLGIDFGYGFDPLPGQTEPNGWETHFIIGQQF; this is translated from the coding sequence ATGATGCTATTATTGATTATCAAAAAAGAGAACGCCGTTTTGGAAAAACAAGTGAACAACTTAGCTAATTTTTTATCATTGAAAACATATTTACCCAACATTTTTATTTTACTTTTTTCATTAGCAACACTTGGTGTTAATGCTCAAATTGGAAAGCCAACAGGCGAAAAATACACCATCTCGGAAATTACTGTATCTGGAAGTTCTAGTTTTAGCGAACAGACAATTGTAACATATTCTGGTCTTAGAAAAGGCTCTGAAATTTTAATCCCAGGAGATGAAATTAGTGAAGCAATAAAGAAGCTTTGGAAATCAGGTCTATTTAGTGATATTGAAATTTACATTAAAGATGTACATGATGGTGTTGCCAGCTTAGAAATACATTTATACGATTTACCAGAACTAAGTGATTTAAAAATTACAGGTGTTAAAAAAGGAAAATTTGAAGAAATTATAGAAGAAAATAATCTTAATGAAGGTGTAAAAGTTACAGAAAACTTAATTACAACTACTAAAAATTATTTAGAATCTAAGTATAGAAAAGAAGGGTTTTACACGACCAAAGTTAACGTTAATGTTATACCAGTTAATGACACCTTAGATAAGCCATATGTAAATATGGTTGTCGCTATAGATAAGGGTGAAAAAGTGAAGATAAAAGACATTAATTTTATCGGAAATGAAGTATTATCTGATCGCACTTTACTTGGTAGTATGAAAAATACCAAAGAGAAAATGTTTGTGCGTGTTTGGAAACGTTCAAAATTTATTGAAGACGATTACAAAACAGATTTAGTTAGTGTAATAGACACGTATAAAGAAAATGGATACAGAGATGCTCGAATTGTATCAGACAGTATTTTTGTAAATAACGATAAAACCATCTCAATAAATATTAATGTTGAAGAGGGTGAGCAATACACTTTTGGTGAAATAGATTTCATTGGAAACACGGTGTATACAGACCAATATTTAAATGCTATTTTACGCGTTCGTAAAGGAGATACGTATAACGGTGTTTTATTAGAAAAAGGTATTGCCGACGAAACAAGACCAGATGGTCAAGATATTACAAACTTATACCAGAATAACGGATATTTGTTCTCTACAATCAACTCGGTAGAAACCAATGCAGATGGAAGGGTTATCGATATGGAAATTAGAATTTCTGAAGGTAAGCCTGTTCATTTTAATGAGGTATCTGTAGTAGGTAACGACAAGACAAACGACCATGTTATTTATCGTGAATTACGTACCAGACCAGGAGAATTATATAGTAAAGAAAATGTAGTGCGTACTGTACGTGAATTAAGTCAGTTAGGATTTTTCGATGCAGAGCAATTAACACCTAATTTTAATAACCCGAATCCAAACGAAGGTACTATCGATATGGAATACGAGGTTGTCGAAACGGGGTCTAGTCAAATTGAGCTACAAGGTGGTTACGGTGGAGGTGGTTTCATTGGAACATTAGGACTTTCTTTTAATAACTTCTCATTAAGAAATCTGTTTAATTTAGAATCTTATAAACCTTTACCAATGGGTGATGGTCAAAAGTTGTCTTTACGTTTACAAGCCAGTCAGTTTTATAGAACGTATAGTTTCTCTTTTTCAGAACCTTGGATGGGTGGTAAAAAACCAGTCCAATTTTCAACTTCAATATCTTACTCTAATCAATTTTTATACGACTCCAGTACAGGTGAAGCCGATACAGATAGACGATTTAATATATTAGGTGTTACTGTAGGGTTAGCTAAACGTTTAAGTGTGCCAGATGACTTTTTTACATTGTCTCAAGCAGTTAGTTTTCAACACTACAACCTTAAAAATTATAGTACAGGATTATTTACATTCGCAGACGGATATTCTAACAGTTTAGCTTATACCATTGGTTTAACAAGAAACAATACTTGGAACGATCCTGTATTCCCATTAGGAGGATCTAACTTTAGCGTGAGTGCAAAATTATCTTTACCATACTCATTATGGAATGGCGTAGATTACGAAGCTTTAGAAATAGAGCGTAGCGAAGAAGAAGCTATTTATAACGATCCAGATGCTTCTGCAGCTGCTCAAAATTCTGCTTACACGCGTATGGGAGAAATTGATCAGGAACGTTTTAACTGGTTAGAATTCTATAAAGTTAAATTTAAAGGAGAGTGGTATACAAGTATCATTGGTAAATTGGTTTTAAAACCAACTATCGAGTTAGGATACTTAGGCGCATATAACCAAGCTAGAGGTGTAATTCCTTTCGAACGTTTCTACTTAGGAGGAGATGGTTTAGGAAGTTATAGTTTAGATGGTAGAGAAGCAATTGCATTACGTGGTTATCCAAACCAATCTATTCAACCTGTAGATACTAATGGTAATACTACAGATGATGGTGCTGCTATTTATAATAAATTCTCTTTAGAATTACGTTACCCTATTACATTAGCTGCATCTGCTAAAATATATGCACTAACCTTTGTAGAAGGAGGTGCTGCATTTAATACATTTAGAGATTATAATCCATTCCAATTAAAACGTTCTGCGGGAGTTGGTTTACGTGTATTTATGCCAGCCTTCGGTTTATTAGGTATTGACTTCGGTTACGGATTTGATCCACTTCCAGGTCAAACAGAACCTAACGGTTGGGAGACACACTTTATTATTGGACAACAATTTTAA
- a CDS encoding isoprenyl transferase, producing MDGNGRWAKQKGFLRAIGHENGTKSVRETVEASAELGVKNLTLYAFSTENWNRPKLEVDTLMRLLVSSLKKEIKTLQDNNIKLNAIGNLSSLPKKVFKELQEVIVKTENNTRMTLTLALSYGSREELISAVKEISDKVKNNIISSESIDESVINKHLYTRNLPDVDLLIRTSGEQRISNFLLWQIAYAELYFIDVLWPDFTKQHLYDAIIDYQKRERRFGKTSEQLS from the coding sequence ATGGATGGTAATGGTCGCTGGGCAAAACAAAAAGGATTTTTACGAGCAATTGGTCATGAAAACGGAACAAAATCGGTGAGGGAAACCGTTGAAGCATCTGCCGAATTAGGTGTTAAAAACCTAACGCTATATGCTTTTTCAACCGAAAATTGGAATCGGCCAAAACTAGAAGTCGACACTCTTATGAGACTTTTAGTAAGTTCTCTAAAAAAAGAAATTAAAACACTTCAAGACAATAATATTAAATTAAATGCCATAGGGAATTTAAGCTCCTTACCTAAAAAGGTATTTAAAGAGCTGCAGGAGGTTATTGTAAAAACTGAAAATAATACGAGAATGACCCTTACATTGGCTTTAAGCTATGGGTCTAGAGAAGAATTAATTTCTGCAGTTAAAGAAATAAGTGATAAAGTTAAAAATAATATAATTTCTTCTGAAAGTATTGACGAATCAGTTATAAATAAGCATCTTTACACGCGAAATTTACCAGACGTAGATTTGCTTATACGCACTAGCGGCGAACAACGCATAAGCAATTTCTTACTTTGGCAAATCGCCTATGCCGAATTATATTTTATAGATGTACTTTGGCCAGACTTTACTAAGCAACATTTGTATGATGCTATTATTGATTATCAAAAAAGAGAACGCCGTTTTGGAAAAACAAGTGAACAACTTAGCTAA
- the murI gene encoding glutamate racemase — protein sequence MSTQPIGIFDSGIGGTSVFKEIEALLPFENTIYLADSANAPYGNKSAEEILNLSIKNTELLISRNCKLIVVACNTATTNAIKTLRTSYNVPFIGIEPAIKPASLNSKTKAVGILATKGTLTSQLFHETTNVYKKDVHVIEQIGDGIVPLIEAGKATSSEMKDLLKVYLKPMIDANIDYLVLGCTHYPYLMPLLLELLPHNVKIIDSGEAVARQTKAVLEQQHLLNTHTTKATHQFYTNATVEIIQTLLNEKYPVDYLKF from the coding sequence ATGAGTACACAACCTATAGGCATATTCGATTCAGGTATTGGGGGCACTTCTGTCTTTAAAGAAATTGAAGCACTTCTCCCTTTCGAAAATACCATCTATTTGGCAGATAGTGCAAATGCACCCTATGGAAATAAATCGGCGGAAGAGATTCTGAATTTAAGTATTAAAAATACAGAGTTGCTAATTAGTCGTAATTGTAAGCTTATTGTTGTTGCTTGTAATACAGCAACTACTAATGCAATTAAGACACTTAGAACGTCTTATAATGTGCCATTTATAGGTATAGAGCCAGCTATTAAACCTGCTTCTTTAAATAGTAAAACAAAGGCTGTAGGTATTTTGGCAACAAAGGGCACATTAACGAGTCAGTTATTTCATGAAACGACTAATGTCTATAAAAAAGATGTTCATGTTATTGAACAAATAGGAGATGGTATAGTGCCTTTAATAGAAGCGGGAAAAGCGACTAGCTCAGAAATGAAAGATTTACTAAAAGTCTATTTAAAGCCTATGATAGATGCTAATATAGATTATTTGGTTTTAGGCTGTACACATTATCCTTACCTCATGCCGTTACTATTAGAGCTATTACCTCATAATGTAAAAATAATTGATTCTGGTGAAGCTGTAGCACGACAAACTAAAGCTGTACTAGAACAGCAACACTTGCTAAACACACACACAACTAAAGCTACGCATCAATTTTATACCAATGCGACTGTAGAAATAATTCAAACACTATTGAACGAAAAATATCCTGTCGATTATTTAAAGTTCTAA